A genome region from Thermomonospora amylolytica includes the following:
- a CDS encoding alpha/beta hydrolase domain-containing protein, producing the protein MSRLTRTLSAVVVAAAGLVAVPVPAAGADPVPVDVPAVQGPVPGTVPGDPKAPEVDGTYPWMATDVDLAKAGYVEQEFYVSGKADGYSTAGARVGEDVPYRTRIIVRRPADPARFNGTVLAEWQNVTAGYDLDALWSPEQLMREGYAWVGISAQRVGVNHLRTWSPARYGELDVTGGGQFNADELSYDIYAQAAKALRSPSGVRPLGPLKVRTLLAIGASQSAGRMTVYYDQVLPQTEAVFDGFANLVGTAPSRKGSEPVFHVLSETDVRTPARRADDDRYRRWDVAGTAHSGWNGQQYRKSILDRDLGAAPTYDCDQPPFSRVPLHHVITAAYGHLTRWIHRGVQPPTAPPLEFNADGTKARDEHGLARGGIRLSQVEVPTALNTGDNSGETFCRLFGTHVPFDEAKLNALYPSHGRYVKAVAESDARNVRSGYLLPGDARQNLLDASRSDIGKN; encoded by the coding sequence ATGAGTCGATTGACCAGAACGTTGTCGGCGGTCGTGGTGGCGGCCGCCGGGCTGGTCGCCGTGCCGGTCCCGGCGGCCGGGGCCGATCCGGTGCCGGTCGACGTTCCCGCCGTGCAGGGGCCCGTTCCCGGGACGGTTCCGGGTGATCCCAAGGCCCCGGAAGTGGACGGCACCTATCCGTGGATGGCGACCGACGTCGACCTGGCCAAGGCCGGATACGTGGAGCAGGAGTTCTACGTGTCCGGCAAGGCGGACGGTTACAGCACGGCGGGGGCGCGGGTCGGCGAGGACGTGCCGTACCGGACCCGGATCATCGTCCGGCGGCCCGCTGACCCGGCCAGGTTCAACGGCACGGTGCTCGCCGAATGGCAGAACGTGACCGCAGGGTACGACCTCGACGCGCTGTGGAGCCCCGAGCAGCTCATGCGCGAGGGTTATGCCTGGGTCGGGATCTCCGCGCAGCGCGTCGGCGTCAACCATCTGCGGACCTGGAGCCCCGCCCGGTACGGGGAACTGGACGTGACCGGCGGCGGCCAGTTCAACGCCGACGAACTGTCGTACGACATCTACGCGCAGGCCGCCAAGGCGCTGCGCAGCCCCTCCGGCGTCCGGCCGCTCGGGCCGCTCAAGGTCCGCACCCTGCTGGCGATCGGCGCCTCGCAGTCGGCGGGGCGGATGACCGTCTACTACGACCAGGTGCTGCCGCAGACCGAGGCGGTCTTCGACGGGTTCGCCAACCTCGTCGGCACCGCGCCTTCACGGAAGGGTTCCGAGCCGGTCTTCCACGTCCTGTCGGAGACCGACGTCCGCACCCCGGCCCGCCGCGCCGACGACGACCGGTACCGCCGCTGGGACGTGGCCGGGACCGCGCACTCGGGCTGGAACGGCCAGCAGTACCGCAAGTCGATCCTGGACCGCGACCTCGGCGCCGCCCCCACCTACGACTGCGATCAACCGCCGTTCAGCCGGGTTCCGCTGCACCACGTGATCACCGCCGCGTACGGGCATCTGACCAGGTGGATCCACCGCGGCGTGCAGCCGCCGACCGCGCCGCCGCTGGAGTTCAACGCCGACGGCACCAAGGCGCGCGACGAGCACGGCCTGGCCCGCGGCGGCATCCGCCTCTCCCAGGTCGAGGTCCCCACGGCCCTCAACACCGGGGACAACTCCGGTGAGACGTTCTGCAGGCTGTTCGGCACCCACGTTCCGTTCGACGAGGCCAAGCTCAACGCCCTCTACCCCTCGCACGGCCGGTACGTGAAGGCGGTCGCCGAGTCCGACGCTCGCAACGTCCGCAGTGGCTACCTGCTGCCCGGCGACGCCCGCCAGAACCTCCTGGACGCCTCCCGCTCCGACATCGGCAAGAACTAG
- a CDS encoding CGNR zinc finger domain-containing protein, translated as MDASASQGLVLRSHTGAAYRFDPGALCLELLPTGGPGPFSRYEVLYAPADLAEWAERSRVTPTPALEVAEAEVADARRLRDALWRAVLARTRGEAPAHEDLAAVNEAAARPPLVPVLGPDGTRHWAAGATGAHLLSTVARDAIDLFTGPFADRIRTCSAEDCHLVYVDTSRPGRRRWCSMEHCGNRHKVRAHRIRNSAGP; from the coding sequence ATGGACGCATCGGCAAGCCAGGGGCTGGTGCTGCGCTCGCACACCGGGGCCGCCTACCGCTTCGACCCCGGCGCGCTGTGCCTGGAACTGCTGCCCACCGGCGGGCCCGGCCCGTTCTCGCGGTACGAGGTGCTGTACGCGCCCGCCGACCTCGCCGAATGGGCGGAGCGTTCCCGGGTGACCCCGACGCCCGCCCTGGAGGTCGCCGAGGCCGAGGTGGCGGACGCCCGGCGGCTGCGCGACGCCCTGTGGCGGGCCGTCCTCGCCCGTACCCGGGGCGAGGCCCCGGCTCACGAGGATCTGGCCGCCGTCAACGAGGCCGCGGCCCGCCCGCCGCTGGTCCCCGTGCTCGGGCCGGACGGAACGCGCCACTGGGCCGCCGGCGCCACGGGCGCGCATCTGCTGTCGACCGTGGCGCGCGACGCCATCGACCTGTTCACCGGCCCGTTCGCCGACCGCATCCGTACGTGCTCGGCCGAGGACTGCCACCTCGTCTACGTCGACACCTCGCGTCCCGGCCGCCGCCGCTGGTGCTCGATGGAGCACTGCGGCAACCGCCACAAGGTCCGGGCCCACCGCATCCGCAACTCCGCAGGACCCTGA
- a CDS encoding VOC family protein, with protein MALNWKLVVDTRNAPALADFWAAALGYEPEDQTAFIDRLLADGHLTEDAVTEHHGRRLFRGLAAIRHPDDPFDPATGIGLGRRILFQDVPEPKTVKNRLHIDVHAAPGTTDDLASRLESLGATRVREVDQGPAGRWWVMQDPEGNEFCVA; from the coding sequence ATGGCTCTGAACTGGAAACTGGTCGTCGACACCCGGAATGCCCCGGCGCTGGCGGACTTCTGGGCCGCCGCCCTGGGCTACGAGCCCGAGGACCAGACCGCCTTCATCGACCGTCTGCTGGCCGACGGCCACCTCACCGAGGACGCCGTGACCGAGCACCACGGCCGCCGCCTCTTCCGCGGCCTGGCCGCCATCCGGCACCCCGACGACCCCTTCGACCCGGCCACCGGGATCGGCCTGGGCCGCCGCATCCTCTTCCAGGACGTCCCCGAGCCCAAGACCGTCAAGAACCGCCTGCACATCGACGTCCACGCCGCCCCGGGCACCACCGACGACCTGGCCTCCCGCCTGGAGTCCCTCGGCGCCACCCGGGTCCGCGAGGTCGACCAGGGCCCGGCCGGCCGCTGGTGGGTCATGCAGGACCCCGAAGGCAACGAGTTCTGCGTCGCCTGA
- a CDS encoding alpha/beta hydrolase domain-containing protein, with amino-acid sequence MPRLLRLSAFLPVVVAAGLLAAPSPATAEPVPVDVPAVQGPIPGTVPGDPKAPEVGDTYPWMSTDVDLASAGYVEQEFYVSGKADAYSLTGEQIAADVPYRTRMIVRRPANPLKFNGTVLAEWQNVSAGYDIDALWNHEQLMREGYAWVGISAQRVGVNHLRTWSPARYGQLDVTGGGQFNADELSYDIYAQAAKALRATSGVRPLGLLKPRTLLGIGASQSSVRMTVYYDRILPKTEAVFDGYGHIVGTAPSRKGAEPVFHVQSETDVRTPTRRPDDDKYRRWEVAGTAHSGWNGQAYRKSILDRDLGAAPTYNCARPPFSRAPLHHVLAAAYGHLTKWVQYGVQPPSAQPLEFNADGTMARDEHGLARGGIRLSQVEVPTALNDGINSGETFCVLFGTHIPFDEAKLDALYPSHTRYVAAVAAADTHNVRSGYLLPGDARQNLLDASRSDIGKD; translated from the coding sequence ATGCCACGATTGCTCCGCCTGTCCGCGTTCCTGCCGGTGGTGGTCGCCGCCGGTCTCCTGGCCGCGCCGTCGCCCGCCACCGCCGAGCCCGTGCCCGTCGACGTCCCGGCGGTGCAGGGCCCGATCCCCGGGACGGTCCCGGGCGACCCCAAGGCCCCCGAGGTGGGCGACACCTACCCGTGGATGTCCACCGACGTCGACCTGGCCTCCGCCGGGTACGTCGAGCAGGAGTTCTACGTCTCCGGCAAAGCCGACGCCTACAGCCTGACCGGCGAGCAGATCGCCGCGGACGTGCCGTACCGGACCCGGATGATCGTCCGCAGGCCCGCCAATCCGCTGAAGTTCAACGGCACCGTGCTGGCCGAATGGCAGAACGTCAGCGCCGGCTACGACATCGACGCGCTGTGGAACCACGAGCAGCTCATGCGCGAGGGCTACGCCTGGGTGGGCATCTCGGCGCAGCGCGTCGGCGTCAACCATCTGCGGACCTGGAGCCCCGCCCGGTACGGGCAGCTCGACGTGACCGGCGGCGGCCAGTTCAACGCCGACGAACTGTCGTACGACATCTACGCGCAGGCCGCCAAGGCGCTGCGCGCCACCTCCGGTGTGCGCCCGCTGGGCCTGCTCAAGCCCCGCACCCTGCTGGGGATCGGCGCCTCCCAGTCCTCGGTGCGGATGACGGTCTACTACGACCGGATCCTGCCCAAGACCGAGGCGGTCTTCGACGGGTACGGCCACATCGTCGGCACCGCCCCCTCACGGAAGGGCGCCGAGCCGGTCTTCCACGTGCAGTCCGAGACCGACGTCCGCACCCCGACCCGCCGTCCCGACGACGACAAGTACCGCCGCTGGGAGGTCGCCGGCACCGCCCACTCGGGCTGGAACGGCCAGGCGTACCGCAAGTCGATCCTGGACCGCGACCTCGGCGCCGCCCCCACCTACAACTGCGCCCGGCCGCCGTTCAGCCGCGCCCCGCTGCACCACGTGCTCGCCGCCGCGTACGGTCACCTGACCAAGTGGGTCCAGTACGGGGTGCAGCCGCCGTCCGCCCAGCCGCTGGAGTTCAACGCCGACGGCACCATGGCCCGCGACGAGCACGGCCTGGCCCGCGGCGGCATCCGCCTCTCCCAGGTCGAGGTCCCCACCGCCCTGAACGACGGCATCAACTCCGGCGAGACGTTCTGCGTCCTGTTCGGCACCCACATCCCGTTCGACGAGGCCAAGCTCGACGCCCTCTACCCCTCGCACACCCGCTACGTCGCCGCGGTGGCCGCCGCCGACACCCACAACGTCCGCAGCGGCTACCTGCTGCCGGGCGACGCCCGCCAGAACCTCCTGGACGCCTCCCGCTCCGACATCGGCAAGGACTGA
- a CDS encoding carbonic anhydrase, producing the protein MHTFIEHARSFPARVAAAGQSLAPLADGQQPEALFVTCSDSRVVPSLITGARPGQLFELRTAGQIVPRYSLDRPTGEAATIEFAVEVLGVTDIVVCGHSQCAAVAALARGDDLTAVPAMSGWLAQAAEPVRSERPSERDLDHAVREHVLAQLERLRGYPVIRRRLDDGRITLHGWFYQVHTGLVFAHRPGDDLFLPL; encoded by the coding sequence ATGCACACGTTCATCGAACACGCCCGTTCCTTCCCCGCCCGGGTGGCCGCGGCCGGCCAGTCGCTGGCCCCGCTGGCCGACGGCCAGCAGCCCGAGGCGCTCTTCGTCACCTGCTCCGACTCGCGCGTCGTCCCGTCCCTGATCACCGGCGCCCGGCCCGGCCAGCTGTTCGAGCTGCGCACCGCCGGCCAGATCGTGCCCCGCTACAGCCTGGACCGGCCCACCGGCGAGGCGGCCACCATCGAGTTCGCCGTCGAGGTCCTCGGCGTCACGGACATCGTGGTGTGCGGGCACTCCCAGTGCGCCGCCGTCGCCGCGCTGGCCCGCGGCGACGACCTGACCGCCGTCCCGGCCATGAGCGGCTGGCTCGCCCAGGCCGCCGAGCCGGTCCGCTCCGAACGCCCGTCCGAACGCGACCTCGACCACGCGGTCCGCGAGCACGTGCTGGCCCAGCTGGAACGGCTGCGCGGCTATCCGGTGATCCGGCGGCGGCTGGACGACGGGCGGATCACCCTGCACGGCTGGTTCTACCAGGTGCACACCGGCCTGGTGTTCGCCCACCGGCCCGGCGACGACCTGTTCCTGCCGCTGTGA
- a CDS encoding PD-(D/E)XK nuclease family protein, whose translation MDRWAAHPGLRGNAEVMRVSASMLDRTERDCADFAAAKARTGLWPRVRERRRYAPWEDFPLGLVQRALDAVEFDGADPDEAVDEVIAQNRSPVHPGAAVWVRYACRAFRQAAEWIADELEAEGVELVPERLPRVVQSASGTASAVELRMLTAWGRWYGSRDGTVREFRRLRLSRTRQAAAPSDQAIAFVAAAGRRAVGNLYRDAPVEVTDDEDAPARIRVVEVALVADVRPQVLVDAAPDEVRRRYQEEIRPLAQAVTVGGARRPGSDCAECKLRASCEDLPNVPGLLGLNDRGTHRRTWSVTTGRHYVVCPARAHLRDLRLPPETLLNEGSSVRRGVVVHHWLEAAHGRGRPCSPDDLPDPGSGDMGPAAGLMSPEEYAEARPYLLAHLAVCPLAGPGRVTDVAAEPTVAVFDPDADVLVVAHPDLLRRVDGRLVYREQKTTVRELPAGTPAELFEQIPQLALAALLIAHGVFGEPAGTVELEVMTPQTAEVRTFAAEDPEVLRAARRQITEMVRPWHRDTEFPATPGPWCERCPTARWCPAPRTPAPLRDDSPIEVDGVLIDPRTGEILDSPGVLTPRAAAVSASLDSPAPDPDDDLPF comes from the coding sequence ATGGACCGGTGGGCCGCGCATCCGGGGCTGCGGGGGAACGCCGAGGTGATGCGGGTCTCGGCGAGCATGCTGGACCGTACCGAGCGGGACTGCGCGGACTTCGCGGCGGCGAAGGCGCGGACGGGGCTGTGGCCGCGGGTGCGCGAGCGGCGGCGGTACGCGCCCTGGGAGGACTTCCCGCTGGGGCTGGTGCAGCGGGCGCTGGACGCGGTGGAGTTCGACGGGGCCGATCCGGATGAGGCCGTCGACGAGGTCATCGCGCAGAACCGTTCGCCGGTGCATCCCGGGGCGGCGGTGTGGGTGCGGTACGCGTGCCGGGCGTTCCGGCAGGCGGCCGAGTGGATCGCCGACGAACTGGAGGCCGAGGGCGTCGAGCTGGTCCCGGAACGGCTGCCGCGGGTGGTGCAGTCGGCGTCCGGGACGGCGTCGGCGGTCGAGCTGCGGATGCTCACCGCGTGGGGCCGCTGGTACGGATCGCGGGACGGCACGGTGCGGGAGTTCCGGCGGCTGCGGTTGAGCCGGACCCGTCAGGCGGCGGCGCCCTCCGACCAGGCGATCGCGTTCGTGGCGGCGGCCGGGCGGCGGGCGGTCGGGAACCTGTACCGGGACGCGCCGGTCGAGGTGACCGACGACGAGGACGCCCCCGCCCGGATCCGGGTCGTCGAGGTCGCCCTGGTGGCGGACGTGCGGCCGCAGGTGCTGGTGGACGCCGCGCCCGACGAGGTCAGGCGCCGCTACCAGGAGGAGATCCGGCCGCTGGCGCAGGCCGTCACCGTGGGCGGCGCGCGCCGCCCCGGCTCCGACTGCGCCGAGTGCAAGCTGCGGGCGTCCTGCGAGGACCTTCCGAACGTTCCAGGGCTGCTGGGCCTGAACGACCGGGGCACGCACCGGCGGACCTGGTCGGTCACCACCGGCCGCCACTACGTGGTCTGCCCGGCCCGCGCCCACCTGCGCGACCTGCGGCTGCCGCCGGAGACGCTTCTGAACGAGGGTTCGTCGGTACGCCGCGGCGTGGTCGTCCACCACTGGCTGGAGGCCGCCCACGGCCGGGGCCGCCCGTGCTCCCCCGACGACCTGCCCGACCCCGGCTCCGGGGACATGGGGCCGGCGGCCGGGCTGATGTCGCCGGAGGAGTACGCGGAGGCCCGGCCGTACCTGCTGGCGCATCTGGCGGTGTGCCCGCTGGCGGGTCCCGGCCGGGTCACCGACGTGGCCGCCGAGCCGACCGTCGCCGTCTTCGACCCGGACGCCGACGTGCTGGTGGTCGCGCATCCCGACCTGCTGCGGCGGGTGGACGGGCGGCTGGTGTACCGCGAGCAGAAGACCACCGTCCGCGAGCTGCCCGCCGGCACGCCCGCCGAGCTGTTCGAGCAGATCCCCCAGCTCGCCCTGGCCGCCCTGCTGATCGCGCACGGCGTCTTCGGCGAGCCGGCCGGAACGGTGGAGCTGGAGGTCATGACCCCGCAGACCGCGGAGGTCCGCACGTTCGCCGCCGAGGACCCCGAGGTGCTCCGGGCCGCCCGCCGCCAGATCACCGAGATGGTGCGCCCCTGGCACCGTGACACCGAGTTCCCCGCCACCCCGGGCCCGTGGTGCGAACGCTGCCCCACCGCCCGCTGGTGCCCCGCCCCGCGCACCCCCGCCCCCCTGCGGGACGACTCCCCCATCGAGGTCGACGGCGTCCTCATCGACCCCCGCACCGGCGAGATCCTCGACTCCCCCGGCGTCCTGACCCCCCGCGCCGCCGCCGTCTCCGCCTCCCTCGACTCCCCCGCCCCCGACCCCGACGACGACCTCCCGTTCTGA
- a CDS encoding serine/threonine-protein kinase — MAVQPLTSRDPDRIGGYELKGRLGAGGQGVVYLGETAEGRRVAVKLLHDRARVDAFRKEVAAARRVSAFCTARVLDDGEDEGTPFVVSEYIDGPSLREVVEDGGTLAGTALYRLAVGSATALAAIHQAGIVHRDFKPGNVLLGPDGPRVIDFGIARALDATVTATSTVLGTPSYMAPEQLAGDVVGPPADVFAWGATIAYAANGRPPYGQDTIPAVMHRIMTGRPDLGALDGPLRDLVARCLARDPAERPDSREILLRLLDHTEGPIAATEALEQGRTLATADDTALADARTARWTTLRLDRPPAPSGRSRRSLLITITAAAAALLFTTATALALTQDQTGERGRTSFWAQPDEQISRTEESRSALGPGRASTPQARSEPRTPAEIAKTIERAMSARGTAAFSAEGLLSQSLDAFKATGRFEYKPGAATDYDMTLHNPNGDLYGAEPMRVLLVGDLGYLPGRGEGIPLAPADAPQDDVYLDLAVEARLVSSPYNVIALMENAANLKRTSDAGTHTYQADASPIRLASSGPVAPFYRFFADSRVEMAFTLTVTHDHLPMRLDIEMRAPVGQGDVIGASYWATYRDWGRSGTIVKPY, encoded by the coding sequence GTGGCCGTCCAGCCCCTCACCTCACGTGACCCTGACCGGATCGGCGGATACGAGCTGAAGGGGCGGCTCGGCGCGGGCGGGCAGGGCGTGGTCTATCTGGGCGAGACCGCCGAAGGGCGGCGGGTGGCGGTGAAGCTGCTGCACGACCGGGCCCGGGTGGACGCGTTCCGCAAGGAGGTCGCGGCGGCGCGGCGGGTGTCGGCGTTCTGCACCGCGCGGGTGCTGGACGACGGGGAGGACGAGGGGACTCCGTTCGTCGTCAGCGAGTACATCGACGGGCCGTCGCTGCGGGAGGTCGTCGAGGACGGCGGGACGCTCGCGGGGACCGCGCTCTACCGGCTGGCGGTGGGGAGCGCGACGGCGCTGGCGGCGATCCACCAGGCTGGGATCGTGCACCGCGACTTCAAGCCCGGCAACGTCCTGCTCGGCCCGGACGGGCCACGGGTGATCGACTTCGGCATCGCGCGGGCGCTCGACGCCACCGTCACCGCCACCAGCACGGTGCTGGGCACCCCGTCGTACATGGCCCCCGAACAGCTCGCCGGCGACGTGGTCGGACCACCCGCCGACGTGTTCGCCTGGGGCGCCACGATCGCGTACGCGGCGAACGGGCGGCCCCCGTACGGCCAGGACACCATCCCCGCAGTGATGCACCGCATCATGACCGGCCGCCCCGACCTCGGCGCCCTCGACGGCCCGCTGCGCGACCTGGTCGCCCGCTGCCTGGCCCGCGATCCCGCCGAACGCCCCGACAGCCGTGAGATCCTGCTCCGCCTGCTCGACCACACCGAGGGCCCCATCGCCGCCACCGAGGCCCTCGAACAGGGCCGCACCCTGGCCACCGCCGACGACACCGCCCTCGCCGACGCCCGCACCGCCCGCTGGACCACCCTCCGCCTCGACCGTCCCCCGGCCCCGTCCGGCCGTTCCCGCCGATCTCTCCTCATCACCATCACCGCCGCGGCGGCCGCCCTCCTCTTCACCACGGCCACGGCCCTCGCCCTCACCCAGGACCAGACCGGCGAACGTGGCCGCACCTCCTTCTGGGCCCAGCCGGATGAGCAGATATCCCGAACCGAGGAATCCCGCTCCGCACTGGGACCCGGCAGGGCGAGCACTCCGCAGGCGAGATCCGAACCGCGCACACCGGCCGAGATCGCCAAGACCATCGAACGGGCGATGTCCGCCCGTGGCACAGCGGCGTTCTCCGCCGAGGGGCTGCTCTCGCAGAGCCTCGATGCCTTCAAGGCCACCGGCAGGTTCGAGTACAAGCCCGGAGCGGCGACCGACTACGACATGACGCTGCACAACCCCAATGGCGACTTGTACGGGGCCGAACCGATGCGGGTGCTTCTCGTCGGCGATCTCGGATATCTGCCGGGACGCGGTGAGGGAATCCCGCTGGCCCCCGCAGATGCTCCTCAGGACGATGTCTATCTCGACCTGGCCGTGGAAGCCCGTCTGGTGAGTTCGCCGTACAACGTCATCGCGCTGATGGAGAACGCCGCGAATCTCAAGCGAACCAGTGATGCCGGAACCCACACCTATCAGGCCGACGCCTCACCCATTCGGCTCGCCTCCAGCGGCCCGGTCGCCCCGTTCTACCGGTTCTTCGCCGACAGCAGGGTGGAGATGGCCTTCACCCTGACCGTCACTCATGACCATCTGCCCATGCGACTCGATATCGAGATGCGCGCACCCGTCGGTCAAGGAGACGTCATAGGCGCGAGCTATTGGGCCACCTACCGTGACTGGGGCCGCAGCGGCACCATCGTCAAGCCGTACTAG